A single region of the Chitinophaga niabensis genome encodes:
- a CDS encoding LysM peptidoglycan-binding domain-containing protein has protein sequence MALQDKYATLIQQATSAGVSGLQVVEQNNVLYVTGTAPSSAVKDQIWSTYEKLDPEMRSGDMVLNISVAEGAEQEYEVKSGDSLSKIAKNYPGLTWQKIYEANKDQIKNPDIIQPGWKLKIPSA, from the coding sequence ATGGCACTACAAGATAAATATGCAACACTCATTCAACAGGCTACCAGCGCCGGCGTTAGCGGTTTGCAGGTGGTAGAGCAAAACAATGTGCTGTACGTAACAGGTACTGCTCCCTCCTCTGCGGTAAAAGATCAGATCTGGAGCACTTATGAAAAACTGGACCCTGAAATGAGGTCCGGCGACATGGTGCTGAACATTTCTGTAGCAGAAGGTGCGGAACAGGAATATGAAGTGAAGTCAGGAGATAGTCTTAGCAAGATCGCTAAGAATTATCCGGGGCTTACCTGGCAGAAGATCTATGAAGCCAATAAAGATCAGATCAAAAATCCGGATATTATACAACCGGGTTGGAAACTGAAGATACCTTCCGCATAA
- a CDS encoding BON domain-containing protein yields the protein MKQRKSFLLACLAMMGILLYACAPSDAKLQKEVNDKLSTAAPGVIAEVKGGVATLSGEVVDDAAKTTAEDAAKGIKGIKSVTNNIMVTPPPPPPPPVVINPDDIVRTSVDSALNAHGITGVTATVANGEVTLTGTIAKADLKKVMQAANEAKPKKVLNKLTLK from the coding sequence ATGAAACAGCGCAAATCCTTTTTACTCGCCTGTCTTGCAATGATGGGAATTCTCTTGTACGCTTGTGCTCCAAGCGATGCGAAGCTTCAGAAAGAAGTGAATGACAAGTTATCTACAGCTGCGCCGGGCGTAATTGCAGAAGTGAAGGGAGGGGTCGCCACGTTGAGTGGAGAAGTTGTTGACGATGCTGCAAAAACCACTGCCGAAGATGCTGCTAAAGGCATTAAGGGGATTAAATCGGTTACCAACAATATCATGGTAACACCTCCTCCTCCGCCGCCACCACCTGTTGTGATCAATCCGGACGACATTGTAAGGACCAGTGTTGACTCTGCATTGAACGCGCATGGTATTACAGGTGTAACAGCCACCGTTGCCAACGGAGAAGTAACCTTAACCGGCACCATTGCCAAAGCTGATCTGAAAAAAGTAATGCAGGCTGCTAATGAAGCCAAGCCTAAAAAAGTGCTCAATAAACTGACACTGAAATAA
- a CDS encoding MBL fold metallo-hydrolase → MFIKQLYTGCLSEAAYFIESEGVAAVIDPLRDIEPYLELARERNATIKYIFETHFHADFVSGHLDLAAATKAPIVYGPNTTTNFPVHIAADGEDFPIGKLKVRALHTPGHTMESTCYLLFDEKNEPHAIFTGDTLFVGDVGRPDLFSGSLSKEELAGHLYESLNNKIKPIPDNVIVYPAHGPGSSCGKNLGPNTYSTIGEEKSSNYALLATDKDDFIAQVTEGLSTPPQYFPINAKINKEGYDAMQVLMERSLKPLSVAAFKEKIQADAVILDTRHANVFTEGFVPGSISIGLEGRFAEWAGSLLPFRQSMILVTEPGQEEETIVRLARVGFDKVEGYLEGGYEAWKAAGEPFDLIISVDADELAMDMPHDPNLLVVDVRKPTEYADGHVQGALNMTLSELTDPGNLADIEDNHNLYVHCAGGYRSVIACSIMKREGIHNLRNVNGGFAKLKDQEGIEIVQEKNVLN, encoded by the coding sequence ATGTTCATTAAGCAGTTATACACGGGGTGCTTATCGGAAGCCGCTTATTTTATAGAGTCTGAAGGAGTGGCTGCAGTGATTGATCCGTTACGGGACATTGAACCTTACCTGGAACTTGCCCGCGAACGGAATGCTACCATTAAATACATTTTTGAGACCCATTTTCATGCGGACTTTGTTTCCGGCCACCTGGACCTTGCCGCCGCCACAAAAGCGCCCATCGTTTATGGCCCTAATACCACTACTAATTTCCCGGTTCATATTGCAGCAGATGGAGAAGATTTTCCGATCGGAAAATTGAAGGTCCGTGCCTTACATACACCCGGTCATACCATGGAGAGCACCTGTTACCTGCTCTTTGATGAAAAGAACGAACCACACGCCATCTTCACAGGGGATACTTTGTTTGTGGGTGATGTTGGCCGTCCTGATCTTTTCAGCGGTTCTCTCAGTAAAGAAGAACTGGCAGGGCATTTATACGAATCCCTGAACAACAAGATAAAGCCCATTCCTGATAACGTGATCGTATATCCTGCTCACGGTCCGGGAAGTTCCTGCGGCAAAAACTTAGGGCCGAACACCTATAGTACCATCGGTGAGGAAAAGAGTTCCAACTATGCTTTGCTGGCAACAGATAAAGACGATTTCATTGCACAGGTAACCGAAGGATTGAGTACGCCGCCGCAATATTTCCCCATCAATGCAAAGATCAATAAAGAGGGATATGATGCCATGCAGGTGTTGATGGAAAGAAGTCTGAAACCTTTATCCGTAGCAGCGTTTAAAGAAAAGATCCAGGCAGATGCGGTGATCCTCGATACCCGTCATGCCAATGTGTTTACGGAAGGGTTTGTGCCCGGTTCCATCAGCATAGGGCTGGAAGGCCGTTTTGCAGAATGGGCAGGCAGCCTCTTACCCTTCAGGCAGTCCATGATCCTCGTAACTGAGCCAGGGCAGGAAGAAGAAACTATTGTACGGCTTGCACGTGTTGGATTTGATAAAGTAGAAGGTTACCTGGAAGGTGGTTACGAAGCCTGGAAAGCAGCCGGCGAACCTTTTGACCTGATCATCTCTGTAGATGCCGATGAACTGGCCATGGACATGCCGCATGATCCAAACCTGCTGGTAGTGGATGTGCGTAAACCTACAGAATATGCAGATGGCCATGTACAGGGCGCATTGAATATGACGCTGAGCGAATTAACTGATCCCGGCAACCTGGCGGACATTGAGGATAATCATAACCTCTATGTACATTGCGCCGGTGGTTACCGTAGTGTGATCGCCTGCTCTATCATGAAGAGGGAAGGCATCCATAACCTGCGTAATGTAAATGGTGGATTTGCCAAACTGAAAGACCAGGAAGGCATTGAAATAGTGCAGGAGAAAAATGTACTGAACTAA
- a CDS encoding ArsR/SmtB family transcription factor has product MEKQLLTTSSNTLIISRGNNEKDQIKLDYIAVKKAAMVLRAINHKLRQQMIKLLEDHKRMTVTEIYVKLRLEQSVASQHLAILRRAGIVITERDGKFIHYTINKQRIAEVAKFVEELVG; this is encoded by the coding sequence ATGGAAAAACAATTATTAACTACCTCATCAAATACCCTAATTATTTCGAGAGGTAACAATGAAAAAGATCAGATCAAATTGGATTACATTGCCGTTAAGAAGGCCGCTATGGTGTTGAGAGCCATCAACCACAAGCTGCGCCAGCAGATGATCAAGCTGTTGGAAGACCATAAGCGCATGACCGTAACGGAGATCTATGTGAAGTTGAGATTAGAGCAGTCGGTAGCATCCCAGCACCTCGCTATTTTAAGGCGTGCAGGTATCGTGATTACCGAGAGAGACGGTAAGTTTATTCACTATACTATCAACAAGCAGCGTATTGCTGAAGTTGCTAAGTTTGTCGAAGAGCTGGTGGGATAG
- the tsaB gene encoding tRNA (adenosine(37)-N6)-threonylcarbamoyltransferase complex dimerization subunit type 1 TsaB — protein MALILHIDTATAIGSVSLSENGVALETMENIEQRDHAATVGIFVKTLLERHHRSAEELDAIAVSAGPGSYTGLRVGAATAKGLCYTWNKPLIAVSTLQMMANGMKAAYEGADVFLVPMIDARRMEVFTAVYNKDLEPVLEPQAMILETQSFDPYMIAKNTIFFGDGAPKWQVLLGVRPNASFPAYHISAAHMVPLAEKSFASKHFEDVAYFTPNYLKAFYHPGKK, from the coding sequence TTGGCACTGATCCTTCATATAGATACAGCTACTGCTATTGGTTCCGTTTCTCTTTCAGAGAATGGTGTAGCATTGGAAACAATGGAAAACATTGAACAGCGCGATCATGCCGCAACTGTGGGCATCTTCGTGAAAACCTTACTGGAGCGGCATCACCGCAGTGCAGAAGAACTGGATGCAATTGCAGTAAGTGCAGGGCCCGGCTCTTACACAGGACTTCGTGTGGGAGCTGCCACAGCAAAAGGATTGTGTTATACCTGGAATAAACCATTGATCGCAGTTTCCACATTACAGATGATGGCCAACGGCATGAAAGCTGCTTATGAAGGAGCAGATGTTTTTTTAGTGCCCATGATAGATGCCCGCAGAATGGAAGTGTTTACCGCGGTATATAATAAAGATCTTGAACCTGTTTTGGAACCCCAGGCAATGATCCTGGAAACACAATCATTTGATCCTTATATGATTGCAAAAAACACCATTTTTTTTGGTGACGGAGCCCCAAAATGGCAGGTATTATTAGGAGTCCGGCCTAATGCGTCATTTCCGGCCTATCACATTTCCGCCGCACACATGGTCCCACTGGCTGAAAAATCCTTTGCCAGCAAGCATTTCGAGGATGTCGCCTACTTCACGCCCAACTACTTAAAAGCCTTTTACCACCCCGGAAAAAAGTAA
- a CDS encoding 3-hydroxyacyl-CoA dehydrogenase family protein, whose amino-acid sequence MQILITGDLLRWEELRNSKDFEGHQVFTAPEPTDLSVDLVIDLSLDEHPERAAVYAAYPQVPVLACLVKITAAELQQYTAGSSIDHIYGCNLLPGFISMPTLEIAANPEALMQQLGWIYESITPTIGMVTPRVICMIINEAYFTAEEGTASREDIDISMKLGTNYPMGPFEWSRKIGIRHVYEVLQAVYLGTGNERYKVCSLLQQEYEAQK is encoded by the coding sequence ATGCAGATACTTATTACAGGAGATCTGTTACGTTGGGAAGAGTTGCGGAACAGTAAAGATTTTGAAGGGCACCAGGTGTTTACTGCACCTGAACCCACAGATCTGTCTGTGGACCTTGTGATCGATCTGTCCCTCGATGAACATCCGGAAAGAGCAGCCGTCTATGCAGCATATCCCCAGGTTCCTGTGCTGGCATGCCTGGTGAAAATAACCGCTGCGGAATTGCAGCAGTATACAGCAGGAAGTTCCATCGATCATATTTATGGCTGCAATCTGCTACCCGGTTTTATCAGCATGCCAACACTGGAAATTGCAGCAAACCCGGAAGCATTGATGCAACAACTGGGCTGGATATACGAAAGTATAACGCCCACTATCGGTATGGTCACTCCGCGGGTGATCTGCATGATCATCAACGAAGCCTACTTCACCGCAGAAGAAGGCACTGCATCGCGGGAAGACATAGACATTTCCATGAAGCTGGGCACCAATTATCCCATGGGCCCTTTTGAATGGAGTAGAAAAATTGGCATCCGCCACGTATACGAAGTATTACAGGCAGTATACCTGGGTACCGGTAATGAACGGTATAAAGTATGCTCCTTATTGCAGCAGGAATACGAAGCACAAAAATAA
- a CDS encoding RidA family protein, which produces MEKQVINTSGAPAPIGPYNQAIKAGSTLFISGQIALNPETGQIEKDNITSETHRVMQNLRAILTEAGMDFSDVVKTTIFIMDMNDFSQINEVYGKYFSGYFPARETVQVAGLPKGVNVEISMIAIK; this is translated from the coding sequence ATGGAAAAACAGGTTATTAATACAAGTGGCGCCCCGGCGCCCATAGGTCCTTATAACCAGGCTATCAAAGCAGGGAGCACCTTATTCATTTCCGGCCAGATAGCCCTGAATCCTGAAACCGGCCAGATCGAAAAGGACAACATCACTTCCGAAACGCACCGGGTAATGCAGAACCTTCGTGCTATCCTTACCGAAGCCGGAATGGATTTTTCAGATGTAGTGAAAACCACCATCTTCATTATGGACATGAATGATTTTTCGCAGATCAATGAAGTGTACGGAAAATACTTCTCCGGTTACTTCCCTGCGCGCGAAACCGTTCAGGTAGCAGGCCTGCCTAAAGGAGTGAATGTAGAGATTTCCATGATCGCTATTAAGTAG
- a CDS encoding CPBP family intramembrane glutamic endopeptidase, producing the protein MYVKTLNGLSLNGAWQMQLRLYVGWIIGSAAAFLFTGNTLLAYPSLLLTIHLVSVIAVVVYALSRQKDNFTLIPKINISLETFLVAFSMALALVVVKDAVGHLLPLPEWEELSFTSVNTSSLYTIIATVLLAAIMEEMLFRGIIMEALLHRHSGGVALLQSSLLFMLAHPDPAQMPGAFLLGLLCGFFYLRLRDLCSCFLIHLTNNAATAILVSGGSLQFVIADPTTYYVIVGACLLALVAGYFLLKRFTVQVKPHSYLSKENIRAKSVLFSEQ; encoded by the coding sequence ATGTATGTCAAAACCCTGAATGGTCTTTCTCTGAATGGGGCCTGGCAAATGCAGCTCAGGCTTTATGTGGGCTGGATAATCGGGTCCGCGGCGGCCTTTCTTTTTACGGGGAATACTTTACTGGCATATCCTTCCCTCCTCCTTACCATTCACCTGGTGAGTGTGATCGCTGTGGTTGTATATGCACTGAGCCGGCAAAAGGATAATTTCACGCTGATCCCTAAGATCAATATTTCGCTGGAAACATTCCTTGTGGCCTTTTCCATGGCACTTGCACTGGTTGTGGTGAAAGATGCCGTGGGGCATCTGCTGCCTTTGCCTGAGTGGGAAGAATTGTCTTTTACTTCTGTGAATACCAGCTCCCTCTATACGATCATAGCAACGGTATTGTTAGCGGCTATTATGGAAGAAATGCTTTTCAGGGGTATTATCATGGAAGCATTGTTACACCGCCATTCCGGAGGGGTGGCTTTACTACAAAGTTCTTTGTTATTTATGCTGGCCCATCCTGATCCGGCACAAATGCCGGGAGCTTTTTTGCTGGGTTTGCTTTGTGGTTTCTTTTACCTGCGGTTGCGGGACCTTTGCAGTTGCTTCCTCATTCATCTTACCAATAATGCAGCTACGGCCATCTTAGTTTCCGGAGGCTCGCTACAGTTTGTGATCGCTGATCCCACCACTTATTATGTGATCGTGGGTGCGTGCCTGCTGGCATTAGTGGCCGGATATTTTCTGCTCAAACGTTTCACGGTTCAGGTAAAACCTCATTCTTATCTGAGCAAGGAAAATATCCGGGCCAAATCTGTTTTATTTTCCGAACAGTAA